From the Daphnia magna isolate NIES linkage group LG3, ASM2063170v1.1, whole genome shotgun sequence genome, one window contains:
- the LOC116918334 gene encoding septin homolog spn2-like: MSAEGGRSSNTRNAVHELTRQFGREPTNSPVSGPLANLIHQKSLPKILSHIAKTPPVATPPDVENVNHSFIPTGNSGIVKPFPADPDDTKTQEVMVDQTSASESESDDSPPNPVTSIAQIRPTLRQSVQPSKIQSSDYVIGLDQLQEQVRRLALRRGFTLNIMVVGRSGLGKSTLINTLFRSSVLPRTCTASGSEPAKTTEIRTTQTAIHENGVRLDLTVTDTPGFGDRIDNTNCWEPALEYINDQYEKYLMEEQSAQRTRWIHDTRVHCCLYFIPPTGHGLRPLDLEVLQQLHNVVNVIPVIAKADTLTLDERQEFKKNIQLDLAQHRIEVYPFAKYDHPDDYAVNESYRKMVPFAVVGSEQVHNVMGQMVLGRQNGWGLVQVEDPGHCEFHHLRNLLIRNRMQDLIELTSAIHYEAFRRRRLMETNGTMIDMCSLNESHI; encoded by the exons ATGTCAGCCGAAGGCGGAAGGAGCAGCAATACTCGGAACGCAGTTCATGAATTGACACGGCAATTCGGTCGGGAACCGACGAATTCTCCCGTTAGCGGCCCGTTGGCCAATCTTATCCATCAGAAATCACTGCCTAAAATCCTATCTCACATTGCCAAGACGCCGCCAGTGGCAACGCCGCCGGACGTGGAGAACGTCAACCATTCCTTCATCCCAACAGGCAACAGTGGCATTGTGAAACCATTTCCGGCAGATCCGGATGACACTAAAACACAGGAAGTCATGGTAGATCAAACATCTGCATCCGAGTCGGAGTCGGATGATTCTCCGCCAAATCCAGTTACGAGCATCGCTCAGATTCGGCCAACGCTCCGTCAATCGGTTCAGCCGTCCAAAATACAATCGTCAGATTACGTCATAGGTCTGGATCAACTACAAGAGCAAGTCAGGAGACTAGCCCTCCGCAGAGGATTTACGCTCAACATTATGGTCGTGG GCCGCAGTGGGCTGGGCAAGTCGACGCTCATCAACACTTTATTCCGCTCTTCTGTTCTTCCTCGTACATGCACCGCCTCGGGATCGGAACCTGCCAAAACAACAGAAATACGTACAACGCAAACAG ccATCCACGAGAATGGAGTTCGATTGGATTTGACCGTGACGGACACACCCGGCTTTGGCGATCGCATCGATAACACAAATTG TTGGGAGCCGGCCTTAGAATACATCAACGATCAGTACGAAAAGTATTTGATGGAGGAGCAGAGTGCACAGAGAACACGCTGGATTCACGACACGAGAGTGCATTGTTGCCTATATTTCATACCACCTACAGGGCATGG ATTACGCCCGTTGGATCTTGAAGTGCTTCAACAGCTACATAACGTGGTTAACGTAATTCCAGTCATTGCCAAAGCGGATACTCTAACCCTTGAC gaaaggcaagaatttaaaaagaacATACAACTCGACTTGGCTCAACATCGGATTGAGGTGTATCCATTTGCAAAATACGATCACCCAGATGATTATGCAGTCAACGAATCTTACAGA aaaatggtTCCTTTTGCGGTTGTTGGTAGTGAACAAGTCCATAACGTGATGGGCCAAATGGTGCTAGGACGTCAAAACGGCTGGGGCCTTGTTCAGGTAGAGGACCCAGGCCATTGTGAATTTCACCACTTGAGGAATCTTCTAATCAG AAATCGCATGCAAGATTTGATTGAATTAACTTCCGCCATCCATTACGAGGCTTTCCGCCGACGCCGCTTGATGGAAACAAACGGCACCATGATTGATATGTGTTCTCTCAATGAGAGCCACATTTAA
- the LOC116918499 gene encoding LOW QUALITY PROTEIN: complement C1q-like protein 3 (The sequence of the model RefSeq protein was modified relative to this genomic sequence to represent the inferred CDS: deleted 2 bases in 1 codon), whose protein sequence is MFPYSPFILALIALSCRADQVKPNGETVARRSATTTRPIRVDKIRDVEAIDPGLLSPPSTKNVTLTRSVTNTLGKQFSNPLGQGGSFGNSFGSNSFGTGSNLNPDNGFQFTPGVGQADKSFYPGGQAAGFGQPGQVGIFGQPGQVGTFGQPGQVGTFGQPGQVGTFGQPGPVGGFPNNGGVFPGGGVVPGSTQLPPGSVAADSVAFSAARASDFTRVGVTQVRFDFTLTDVGYGWYPDRSEFVCYYPGLYFFTFHGLSSQTRQFKLSLVKNNQEVISAWGDTNGYQSGSNTAILALNQGDRVYLVLQEGNLHETNNGGRGYTTFSGFRIR, encoded by the exons ATGTTTCC ATACAGTCCGTTTATTCTTGCCTTGATTGCATTGTCCTGCCGTGCCGACCAAGTCAAACCGAATGGCGAGACGGTCGCCAGGAGATCTGCTACTACTACCAGACCAATACGAGTGGATAAAATCAGAGACGTTGAAGCTATAGATCCTGGCCTCCTTTCGCCACCGAGCACGAAAAACGTTACCCTAACACGTTCAGTGACAAACACGCTGGGAAAACAGTTTAGCAACCCGCTAGGTCAGGGTGGTTCGTTCGGCAACTCCTTTGGCAGTAATTCTTTT GGAACCGGGAGCAATTTGAATCCGGACAATGGGTTCCAATTCACTCCTGGAGTAGGACAAGCTGACAAATCTTTCTATCCTGGAGGACAAGCTGCAGGTTTTGGGCAACCAGGGCAAGTTGGAATCTTCGGGCAACCAGGTCAAGTTGGGACGTTTGGTCAACCAGGTCAAGTTGGAACGTTTGGCCAACCGGGTCAAGTTGGAACGTTTGGCCAACCGGGTCCAGTGGGAGGATTTCCAAACAACGGAGGAGTATTTCCTGGCGGGGGTGTTGTGCCTGGATCCACACAGCTTCCTCCGGGTTCTGTGGCAGCAGATTCCGTAGCTTTCAGCGCTGCCCGGGCATCGGACTTTACTCGTGTCGGTGTAACTCAAGTTCGATTTGATTTTACATTGACCGACGTTGGCTACGGATGGTATCCAGATCGTAgcgaattcgtctgctattaTCCAggactttatttttttactttccaTGGCCTTTCGTCGCAAACAAGACAATTCAA GCTGTCTTTGGTAAAGAATAATCAAGAGGTGATTTCGGCATGGGGGGATACAAACGGATACCAAAGTGGTTCCAATACGGCCATTTTAGCACTCAACCAGGGCGACAGAGTCTATCTCGTTTTGCAGGAAG GCAATTTGCACGAAACCAACAATGGTGGACGGGGGTACACGACATTTTCGGGTTTCAGAATTCGTTAG